A single Phragmites australis chromosome 4, lpPhrAust1.1, whole genome shotgun sequence DNA region contains:
- the LOC133914232 gene encoding subtilisin-like protease SBT3.17, whose product MKHSTSSSISISLAFVILTLAVATASAAAMAGAADERVANYLVYVDPAPPGVDCQTHQLGILAAALGSEEKAKASIVYNYKNVVSGFSARLTPSELEAVKKQPQVNRVMPSATLQLMSSNFEDVS is encoded by the exons ATGAAGCATTCCACGTCcagctccatctccatctccctcGCCTTCGTCATCCTCACGCTCGCCGTCGCGACGGCATCTGCCGCCGCCATGGCTGGAGCCGCGGATGAGCGGGTCGCCAATTACCTCGTCTACGTCGATCCCGCTCCCCCCGGCGTCGACTGCCAGACCCACCAGCTCGgcatcctcgccgccgccctcggcag TGAGGAGAAGGCCAAGGCGTCGATCGTGTACAACTACAAGAACGTCGTTAGCGGGTTTTCGGCGAGGCTAACGCCGTCGGAGCTGGAGGCGGTCAAGA AGCAGCCTCAGGTGAACCGAGTGATGCCGAGCGCGACTCTGCAGCTGATGAGCAGCAACTTCGAGGACGTCAGCTAA
- the LOC133913988 gene encoding ammonium transporter 3 member 2-like: MVTGALAASIPWYTMMIPHKRSKIPKQVDDTLGVIHTHGVAGLLGGLLTGLFAEPTLCNLFLPVTNSKGAIYGGVGGAQFGKQLAGALFIIGWNVVVASIICVAINLVVPLRMPEDKLEVGDDAVHGEEAYALWEDGELYDITKHGGHGTRAAVAPVSITPN, encoded by the coding sequence ATGGTGACGGGCGCGCTCGCCGCCAGCATCCCGTGGTACACCATGATGATCCCGCACAAGCGCTCCAAGATCCCGAAGCAAGTGGACGACACCCTCGGCGTCATCCACACGCACGGCGTCGCGGGCCTGCTCGGCGGCCTGCTCACGGGCCTCTTCGCGGAGCCCACCCTGTGCAACCTCTTCCTCCCGGTGACCAACTCCAAGGGAGCCATCtacggcggcgtcggcggcgcgcAGTTTGGGAAGCAACTCGCGGGCGCGCTCTTCATCATCGGCTGGAACGTGGTCGTCGCGTCTATCATCTGCGTCGCCATCAACTTGGTCGTCCCGCTGCGCATGCCCGAGGACAAGCTCGAGGTCGGCGACGACGCCGTGCACGGCGAGGAGGCGTACGCGCTGTGGGAGGACGGCGAGCTGTACGACATCACCAAGCACGGCGGCCACGGTACGCGCGCCGCCGTTGCGCCGGTATCAATTACCCCAAACTGA
- the LOC133914056 gene encoding zinc finger protein STOP1 homolog: MEACNLAYAMEAQQHEQSQAGESSSDPRTVLTYLTFLEQKIGHLRGIICSAPGQIVSAELSCIAVQLISISKSLAASSGATAEEDAKSPRPCVAIPNEGDSDASDHDHQAEDDGRLPPGSYEVIELAKEEILAPHVHSCKVCGKGFKRDANLRMHMRGHVDEYKTAAALAKPGRDAPPAPAPDSRTDRCFYSCPYVGCKRNREHRNFRPLKTAICVKNHYRRSHCDKSYTCRRCNVKRFSVLADLRTHEKHCGRDRWVCSCGTSFSRKDKLFGHVAAFDGHAPALPPEEEDAADRLGATNGSGSDQMPMGSDAVSRMATMECFSDSMFDDFSCSGIEGFPLTDGRCIDDGRGFLSPVRLDSCDFDGFDLFEAPGIDF, translated from the coding sequence ATGGAGGCGTGCAACCTTGCGTACGCCATGGAAGCTCAGCAGCACGAGCAGAGCCAAGCTGGGGAGTCGAGTTCCGACCCAAGGACGGTGCTGACGTACCTGACCTTCCTGGAGCAGAAGATCGGGCACCTCCGCGGCATCATCTGCTCGGCGCCGGGGCAGATCGTGTCGGCCGAGCTCAGCTGCATCGCCGTGCAGCTCATCTCCATATCCAAGAGCCTCGCCGCGAGCAGCGGGGCCACGGCAGAGGAGGACGCCAAGTCACCGCGGCCGTGCGTGGCGATTCCGAACGAAGGGGACAGTGACGCGTCTGACCACGACCACCAAGCCGAGGACGACGGGCGCTTGCCCCCGGGCTCCTACGAGGTGATCGAGCTCGCCAAGGAGGAGATCCTCGCGCCGCACGTGCACTCCTGCAAGGTGTGCGGCAAGGGATTCAAGCGCGACGCCAACCTGCGCATGCACATGCGCGGCCACGTCGACGAGTACAAGACGGCGGCCGCGCTCGCCAAGCCCGGCCGTGACGCGCCACCGGCGCCGGCACCAGACTCGAGGACGGATCGGTGCTTCTACTCGTGCCCCTACGTGGGGTGCAAGCGGAACAGGGAGCACAGGAACTTCCGGCCGCTCAAGACGGCCATCTGCGTCAAGAACCACTACCGGAGGAGCCACTGCGACAAGAGCTACACCTGCCGGCGGTGCAACGTCAAGCGGTTCTCCGTGCTCGCCGACCTGCGCACGCACGAGAAGCACTGCGGCCGCGACCGCTGGGTCTGCTCCTGTGGCACGTCCTTCTCCAGGAAGGACAAGCTCTTCGGCCACGTCGCCGCCTTCGATGGCCACGCGCCGGCGTTGCCgcccgaggaggaggacgcggcCGATCGCCTTGGCGCCACCAATGGCAGTGGTTCTGATCAGATGCCAATGGGCAGTGATGCAGTAAGCAGAATGGCGACCATGGAGTGCTTCTCCGACAGCATGTTTGATGATTTCAGCTGTTCTGGCATCGAAGGCTTTCCTCTCACCGATGGACGATGTATAGACGACGGCCGAGGGTTCCTCTCACCGGTGCGCCTTGATTCCTGCGACTTTGACGGATTTGATCTCTTCGAGGCACCAGGAATTGATTTCTGA
- the LOC133915049 gene encoding G-type lectin S-receptor-like serine/threonine-protein kinase At1g34300, giving the protein MRPLGQKRGDFAPLCCLLLLLPLLAHGADMPLGSTLSPGNSASWSSPNNTFSLSFTPSPTSPSHFVAAITYAGGVPVWSAGAGAAVDSGGSLRLSSNGDLQLVNGSGAILWSSNTGGQGVAAAALQESGNLVLKNSTTTLWQSFDHPTDTVVMSQNFTSAMNLTSGPYVFSVDKNTGNLTLKWTSGTTVTYFNKGYNTTFTANKTLSSPTLTMQTNGIVSLTDGSLSSPVVVAYSSNYGESGDMIRFVRLDSDGNFRAYSAARGSNVATEQWSAVADQCQVFGYCGNMGVCSYNGTSPVCGCPSENFQLRDPSNPRGGCNRKIELQNCPGNSTMLQLDNTQFLTYPPEISTEQFFVGITACRLNCLSGSSCVASTALSDGSGLCFLKVSSFVSAYQSAALPSTSFVKVCFPGIPNPPLGATAGSSRGGSGVRGWVVAVVLLGAVSGLVLCEWALWWFFCQHSPKYGPASAQYALLEYASGAPVQFSYRDLQRSTKGFKEKLGAGGFGAVYRGVLANRTVVAVKQLEGIEQGEKQFRMEVATISSTHHLNLVRLIGFCSEGRHRLLVYEFMKNGSLDAFLFGDAPGGKMPWSTRFAVAVGTARGITYLHEECRDCIVHCDIKPENILLDENYNAKVSDFGLAKLVNPKDHRHRTLTSVRGTRGYLAPEWLANLPITAKSDVYSYGMVLLEIVSGHRNFDISEETGRKKFSIWAYEEYEKGNIAAIIDKKLPREDIDMIQVERALQVSFWCIQEQPAQRQSMGKVVQMLEGIMELERPPPPKASDSFLSTTTVSDSGVSTSMVSSAPVAPMPSPNLEQIALGRTVSAMNRDRVSRTLLSPQPHMTM; this is encoded by the coding sequence ATGCGGCCTTTGGGGCAAAAGCGCGGAGATTTTGCTCCCCTCTGctgcctcttgctcctcctcccGTTGCTCGCCCATGGCGCGGACATGCCACTGGGATCGACCCTCTCGCCGGGTAACTCGGCGTCGTGGTCATCTCCCAACAACACCTTCTCGCTGTCCTTCACGCCGTCCCCCACCTCCCCGTCCCACTTCGTCGCCGCCATCACCTACGCCGGTGGCGTCCCCGTCTGGTCCGCCGGCGCAGGCGCGGCCGTTGACTCTGGGGGCTCGCTACGCCTCTCGTCCAACGGAGACCTCCAGCTCGTCAATGGATCTGGCGCCATCCTCTGGTCGTCGAACACCGGCGGCCagggcgtcgccgccgccgccctccagGAGAGCGGCAACCTCGTCCTCAAGAACTCGACGACCACCCTGTGGCAGTCGTTTGACCACCCCACGGACACGGTGGTCATGTCGCAGAACTTCACCTCCGCCATGAACCTGACCTCCGGCCCCTAcgtcttctccgtcgacaaGAACACCGGCAACCTCACGCTCAAGTGGACCAGCGGCACCACCGTGACGTACTTCAACAAGGGCTACAACACGACGTTCACGGCGAACAAGACGCTGAGCTCGCCGACGCTGACGATGCAGACCAACGGCATCGTGTCGCTGACCGACGGCTCGCTGAGCTCCCCCGTGGTGGTGGCGTACAGCAGCAACTACGGCGAGAGCGGTGACATGATTCGGTTCGTGCGGCTGGACTCGGATGGCAACTTCCGTGCCTACAGCGCAGCGCGCGGCAGCAACGTGGCGACGGAGCAGTGGTCAGCGGTGGCGGACCAGTGCCAGGTGTTTGGCTACTGCGGCAACATGGGCGTGTGCAGCTACAACGGCACGTCGCCGGTGTGCGGGTGCCCGTCGGAGAACTTCCAGCTCAGAGACCCCTCCAACCCCCGCGGCGGCTGCAACCGCAAGATCGAGCTCCAGAACTGCCCCGGCAACTCCACCATGCTCCAGCTCGACAATACACAGTTCCTCACCTACCCGCCGGAGATCTCCACCGAGCAGTTCTTCGTCGGCATCACCGCCTGCCGCCTCAATTGCCTTTCCGGCAGCTCCTGCGTGGCGTCCACCGCGCTCTCCGACGGCTCGGGCCTCTGCTTCCTCAAGGTCTCCTCCTTCGTGAGCGCCTACCAGTCGGCCGCACTGCCTAGCACGTCGTTCGTCAAGGTCTGCTTCCCCGGGATACCCAACCCGCCCCTCGGAGCCACGGCCGGGTCCTCGCGCGGCGGCTCCGGCGTCCGCGGTtgggtcgtcgccgtcgtcttGCTCGGCGCGGTGTCCGGGCTGGTCCTGTGTGAGTGGGCGCTGTGGTGGTTCTTCTGTCAGCACAGCCCCAAGTACGGGCCGGCGTCGGCGCAGTACGCGCTGCTGGAGTACGCATCGGGCGCGCCGGTGCAGTTCTCTTACCGCGACCTGCAGCGGTCGACCAAGGGGTTCAAGGAGAAGCTGGGCGCCGGCGGGTTCGGTGCCGTGTACCGCGGCGTGCTGGCGAACCGGACGGTGGTGGCGGTGAAGCAGCTGGAGGGGATCGAGCAGGGGGAGAAGCAGTTCCGGATGGAGGTGGCTACCATCAGCAGCACGCACCACCTCAATCTCGTCCGCCTCATTGGCTTCTGCTCCGAGGGCCGCCACCGCCTGCTCGTCTACGAGTTCATGAAGAACGGCTCGCTCGACGCCTTCCTCTTCGGTGACGCGCCGGGGGGCAAGATGCCCTGGTCGACGCGCTTCGCCGTGGCCGTCGGCACCGCGCGAGGCATCACCTATCTGCACGAGGAGTGCCGCGACTGCATCGTGCACTGCGACATCAAGCCCGAGAACATCCTCCTTGACGAGAATTACAACGCCAAGGTCTCCGACTTCGGGCTCGCCAAGCTCGTAAACCCCAAGGACCACCGGCACCGCACGCTCACCAGTGTGCGCGGCACCAGGGGCTACCTCGCGccggagtggctggccaacctcCCCATCACGGCCAAGTCCGACGTCTACAGCTACGGGATGGTCCTGCTGGAGATTGTCAGCGGCCACCGGAACTttgacatctccgaggagactgGCCGGAAGAAGTTCTCCATCTGGGCCTACGAGGAGTACGAGAAGGGCAACATTGCTGCCATCATTGACAAGAAGCTCCCCAGGGAAGACATCGACATGATTCAGGTGGAGCGCGCACTCCAGGTGAGCTTCTGGTGCATCCAAGAGCAGCCGGCGCAGCGCCAGTCCATGGGGAAGGTGGTGCAGATGCTGGAAGGGATCATGGAGCTCGAGAGGCCGCCACCGCCAAAGGCGTCAGACAGTTTTCTGAGCACTACCACAGTTAGTGACAGTGGTGTCAGCACGAGTATGGTCTCGTCGGCCCCGGTTGCACCCATGCCATCGCCGAATTTGGAGCAGATCGCCTTGGGCCGCACGGTGTCGGCCATGAACCGTGACAGAGTGTCGCGGACGCTGCTGTCTCCACAGCCACACATGACAATGTAA